The proteins below are encoded in one region of Tissierellales bacterium:
- a CDS encoding methylmalonyl-CoA carboxyltransferase, translated as MSNSKIEELYEKRSKIENGGGEAQIEKQHKRGKLTARERINVLLDTDSFVELDAFVAHRCNNFGMEKKDIPGEGVVTGYGTIDGRLVYVFAQDFTVIGGSLGEMHAKKICKIQELAMKVGAPVIGLNDSGGARIQEGVDALSGYGRIFYNNTKASGVIPQISVIMGPCAGGAVYSPALTDFVFMIEKTSKMFITGPQVIKTVTGEEVSAEKLGGAMTHNTVSGVAHFVDNSEEDSLNAVRKLLSYLPSNNLEEAPSIDSDDERNRLNTILNELVPENPNKPYDMKEIVREIGDNGEFFEVQPHFAKNIITGFIRLNGQSVGVIGNQPAVLAGCLNIDASDKASRFIRTCDAYNIPILNLIDVPGFLPGVDQEYGGIIRHGAKMLYAYSEATVPKVSIVVRKAYGGSYLAMCSKDMGADIVYAWPNSEIAVMGPAGAANIIFRKDIENSNDPLETRNDKINEYRDTVANPYVAAGRGFIDDVIEPAHTRARLINAFEMLATKREASPAKKHGNIPL; from the coding sequence ATGTCAAACTCTAAAATAGAAGAACTTTATGAAAAACGCTCTAAAATAGAAAATGGTGGCGGAGAAGCACAGATAGAAAAGCAGCATAAAAGAGGGAAATTAACAGCTAGAGAGAGAATAAATGTATTACTAGACACTGATAGTTTTGTAGAATTAGATGCATTTGTAGCACATAGATGCAATAATTTTGGTATGGAGAAAAAAGATATTCCAGGAGAGGGAGTAGTTACTGGATATGGAACGATTGACGGAAGATTGGTTTACGTATTTGCGCAGGATTTCACTGTTATAGGTGGCTCACTTGGAGAAATGCATGCAAAGAAAATTTGCAAGATACAAGAGCTAGCTATGAAAGTGGGTGCTCCGGTAATTGGATTAAATGATTCTGGTGGAGCGAGAATACAAGAGGGTGTTGATGCACTTTCAGGATACGGAAGAATATTTTACAACAATACCAAAGCATCGGGCGTTATCCCACAAATTTCTGTTATTATGGGACCATGTGCAGGTGGAGCAGTTTATTCTCCAGCACTTACTGATTTTGTATTTATGATTGAGAAAACAAGCAAGATGTTTATAACAGGTCCACAGGTAATAAAAACAGTTACTGGCGAGGAAGTATCTGCTGAAAAACTAGGTGGTGCAATGACTCACAATACAGTAAGTGGAGTTGCGCATTTTGTAGATAACAGTGAAGAGGATTCATTAAATGCAGTTCGAAAACTCTTAAGTTATTTGCCATCTAATAATCTAGAAGAAGCACCTAGCATAGATAGTGATGATGAGAGAAACAGACTTAATACTATTTTAAATGAATTGGTTCCAGAAAATCCAAATAAACCATATGACATGAAAGAAATTGTTAGAGAAATTGGAGATAATGGAGAATTTTTTGAAGTTCAGCCTCATTTTGCTAAAAATATAATAACTGGATTTATAAGATTAAATGGTCAATCTGTTGGAGTTATAGGGAATCAACCAGCAGTTCTCGCAGGATGTTTAAATATAGATGCATCGGATAAAGCAAGTCGTTTTATAAGAACTTGTGATGCGTATAATATTCCTATATTAAATTTGATAGATGTTCCAGGATTTTTGCCAGGAGTAGACCAAGAATATGGTGGAATCATAAGACATGGAGCGAAGATGTTGTATGCGTATAGTGAGGCGACAGTTCCTAAAGTATCTATAGTTGTAAGGAAGGCCTATGGAGGATCATATCTTGCTATGTGTAGTAAAGATATGGGAGCTGATATTGTATATGCTTGGCCAAATTCAGAGATTGCTGTAATGGGACCTGCTGGGGCAGCAAATATAATATTTAGAAAAGACATAGAAAATTCTAATGATCCTCTAGAGACTAGAAACGATAAAATAAATGAGTATAGAGATACAGTAGCAAATCCTTATGTTGCTGCAGGTAGAGGATTTATTGATGATGTAATAGAGCCTGCTCATACGAGAGCTAGACTTATAAATGCATTTGAAATGCTTGCAACAAAGAGAGAGGCATCGCCAGCTAAGAAACATGGCAATATTCCACTATAG
- a CDS encoding OadG family protein: MITDVHNVTIAEAATVMIFSMAIVFFVLLIISFMMDLIRMVFGEKQKAEVVKDITPQVKKTEITSNTSKDDDEELIAVITAAIAAELSCSTRDIRLKSIKRKNTPVQPWAEAGKHENMLNRI, encoded by the coding sequence ATGATTACAGATGTGCATAATGTCACGATTGCAGAAGCAGCTACGGTAATGATTTTTAGTATGGCTATTGTATTTTTTGTTTTACTAATAATTTCTTTTATGATGGATTTGATAAGAATGGTTTTTGGAGAAAAGCAAAAAGCAGAGGTTGTTAAGGATATAACTCCACAGGTAAAGAAAACAGAAATTACAAGTAATACTTCAAAAGACGATGACGAAGAGCTTATAGCTGTTATTACTGCAGCAATAGCAGCAGAACTCTCTTGCAGTACTAGAGATATAAGACTAAAGAGCATAAAGAGAAAAAATACGCCAGTGCAACCGTGGGCAGAAGCTGGTAAACACGAAAACATGCTTAATCGCATATAA
- a CDS encoding biotin/lipoyl-binding protein produces the protein MKKYNITVNGKTYEVEVEEVQGSSSVGAQSTARSEKRVETKAVETPKMEQKKAAKKEAPKVEVSAGSTTIEAPMPGAILDFKVSVGDSVQAGDVVLILEAMKMENEITAPTSGKVSAIHVSKGDNVGSGDTLVSLN, from the coding sequence ATGAAAAAATATAATATTACAGTAAATGGCAAAACTTATGAAGTTGAAGTTGAAGAAGTTCAAGGTTCAAGCAGTGTTGGTGCACAAAGTACAGCTAGGTCAGAGAAACGAGTAGAGACAAAAGCAGTAGAAACTCCAAAGATGGAACAAAAGAAAGCAGCAAAAAAAGAAGCTCCAAAGGTAGAAGTATCTGCAGGTTCAACTACAATTGAAGCGCCTATGCCAGGAGCTATATTGGATTTCAAAGTTAGTGTTGGTGACAGCGTTCAAGCTGGAGATGTAGTATTGATTTTAGAGGCTATGAAGATGGAAAATGAAATTACTGCACCTACATCGGGAAAAGTTAGTGCGATTCATGTATCAAAAGGTGATAATGTTGGATCAGGTGATACATTAGTTTCACTTAATTAA
- a CDS encoding sodium ion-translocating decarboxylase subunit beta, with product MELLQNFWETTGFAMVQPGQIAMIVGACFFLYLAIKKEYEPYLLIPISVGIILVNLPGANLMAHPEGDANGGLLYYLYQGTKLGIYPPIIFLCLGASTDFGPVLANPRSLLLGAAAQFGIFFTFFGAILFGFDGLEAAAISIIGGADGPTALYLTSKLAPHLLGSIGLAAYSYMALVPIIQPPIMRALTTKEERQIKMTQLKPVSKREKIVFPIAVMIFVIFLLPSAGPLIGMLMFGNLIKESGVVPKLTETATNAMMYTVTILLGVTVGAKADYVTFLDPKTGLIFILGIAAFCVGTATGVLFGKVMCKLSKGKINPLIGAAGVSAVPMAARVVQKVGREENPNNYLLMHAMGPNVAGVIGSAVAAGVLLMFFQ from the coding sequence ATGGAACTTTTACAAAATTTTTGGGAGACAACCGGGTTTGCCATGGTACAGCCAGGGCAAATAGCTATGATAGTAGGGGCTTGTTTTTTCCTATATTTAGCTATAAAAAAAGAATATGAACCATATTTGCTTATTCCTATATCGGTAGGAATAATATTAGTAAACTTACCTGGAGCAAACCTAATGGCACACCCTGAAGGAGATGCAAATGGCGGACTGTTGTATTACCTATATCAAGGAACCAAGCTTGGTATATATCCTCCTATCATATTTTTGTGTTTAGGGGCTAGTACGGATTTTGGACCAGTACTTGCAAATCCAAGGAGTTTGCTTTTAGGAGCAGCAGCTCAATTTGGAATATTCTTTACATTCTTTGGAGCAATATTATTTGGATTTGATGGACTAGAAGCTGCAGCTATTTCTATAATTGGTGGAGCAGATGGTCCTACGGCACTTTATCTTACAAGTAAGCTCGCACCTCATTTACTAGGTTCTATAGGTCTAGCTGCGTATTCCTATATGGCGTTAGTGCCTATTATTCAGCCACCTATTATGAGAGCGCTTACTACTAAGGAAGAAAGACAGATAAAAATGACACAACTAAAGCCAGTGTCTAAAAGAGAGAAGATAGTATTTCCTATAGCTGTTATGATATTTGTAATATTCTTGCTTCCAAGTGCAGGACCACTTATAGGGATGCTAATGTTTGGTAATTTAATAAAAGAATCTGGAGTTGTGCCAAAACTTACTGAAACTGCTACAAATGCGATGATGTATACTGTGACAATATTATTAGGTGTTACAGTTGGTGCGAAGGCAGATTATGTAACGTTTTTAGATCCAAAAACAGGATTGATATTTATACTAGGAATAGCGGCATTCTGTGTTGGAACGGCGACAGGGGTTTTATTCGGAAAAGTAATGTGTAAATTGTCAAAAGGCAAGATAAATCCACTTATAGGAGCAGCTGGTGTATCGGCAGTACCGATGGCTGCTAGAGTTGTTCAAAAAGTAGGAAGAGAAGAAAATCCTAACAATTATTTATTGATGCATGCTATGGGTCCTAATGTAGCGGGAGTAATAGGTTCTGCTGTAGCAGCTGGTGTTTTATTGATGTTCTTTCAGTAA
- a CDS encoding DUF1294 domain-containing protein, which translates to MIYTRAELIFYVYMILMNIMGIMVMYLDKRKAKNKKWRISENSLIFTAVFGGSIGILFGMIFFKHKLNKSKFKYGVPFIYVVQKLVTIMITHMSFHIGLLENLIG; encoded by the coding sequence GTGATATATACGAGAGCAGAGTTGATTTTTTATGTTTATATGATATTGATGAATATCATGGGAATAATGGTTATGTATTTAGATAAGCGAAAAGCCAAAAATAAAAAATGGAGAATAAGTGAAAATAGTTTGATATTTACAGCTGTTTTTGGCGGAAGCATAGGCATTTTATTTGGTATGATTTTTTTCAAGCATAAGCTAAATAAATCGAAATTCAAGTATGGAGTTCCATTTATATACGTCGTTCAAAAACTTGTAACTATTATGATTACTCATATGAGTTTTCACATTGGATTATTAGAAAATTTAATAGGATAG
- the dusB gene encoding tRNA dihydrouridine synthase DusB: MKIGNLTFEHGVFLAPMAGVTDAVYRQICRENGAEMVFSEMVSCKGLYYEDKKSEQMLHIEEGERPVALQIFGNDEKIMSYVVSKYLNKRDDIDVIDINMGCPAPKIVNNGNGSALMKSPESVSKIVREVVNASNKPVTVKMRKGWDDDNINAIEIAKIAESEGAQAVTIHGRTREEFYTGKADWDIIRRVKDELSIPVIGNGDIFEAEDALKMFQYTGCDGVMIGRGCQGNPWIFNEIKDYLKSGDVPKKPEPFERLEMALEHMRRLIPYKGEYRSIREMRKHIGWYVKGIRHSTEIRRQINTLETYEEVEIYLKSMINKLI; this comes from the coding sequence ATGAAAATAGGAAATTTAACTTTTGAACATGGAGTATTTTTAGCACCAATGGCTGGTGTGACAGATGCTGTTTATAGACAGATTTGTAGAGAAAATGGTGCTGAAATGGTTTTTAGCGAAATGGTTAGTTGTAAGGGACTTTACTATGAAGATAAAAAAAGTGAGCAAATGCTCCATATAGAAGAAGGAGAAAGACCAGTAGCTCTTCAGATTTTTGGTAATGACGAAAAAATTATGTCATATGTTGTTTCTAAATATTTAAATAAAAGAGACGATATTGATGTTATTGATATTAATATGGGATGCCCAGCACCTAAAATTGTAAACAATGGAAATGGGAGTGCCCTTATGAAATCACCCGAGAGCGTTAGTAAAATTGTAAGAGAGGTTGTAAATGCATCTAATAAACCTGTTACGGTGAAAATGCGAAAAGGATGGGATGATGATAACATAAATGCAATTGAAATTGCTAAAATAGCAGAATCAGAGGGTGCACAAGCTGTTACTATTCATGGTAGAACTAGAGAAGAATTTTATACTGGTAAAGCTGATTGGGACATAATAAGACGTGTAAAGGATGAACTGAGTATTCCGGTTATAGGTAATGGCGATATATTTGAAGCAGAAGATGCGCTAAAAATGTTTCAATATACTGGTTGTGATGGTGTAATGATTGGAAGAGGATGCCAAGGCAATCCTTGGATATTTAATGAAATAAAAGATTATTTGAAATCAGGAGATGTGCCTAAAAAGCCAGAGCCCTTTGAACGATTAGAAATGGCGTTAGAACATATGAGAAGATTGATACCATATAAGGGTGAATATAGAAGTATAAGAGAAATGAGAAAGCATATTGGGTGGTATGTAAAAGGTATAAGACATTCTACTGAAATTAGGAGACAAATAAATACATTAGAAACATATGAAGAGGTAGAAATTTATCTAAAGAGTATGATTAATAAACTTATTTAA
- the greA gene encoding transcription elongation factor GreA, translated as MAEKEVILTKEGLQKLEEELDYLKATKRKEVSERIKIAIGFGDLSENAEYDEAKNEQAQVEERIYKLEQMIAKAEIIDDSKIDKSKVHVGSIVTILDLEENEEVEYTIVGSTEADPFEFKISNDSPVGSALLGHVVDDVVDVQVPDGIVQYKVLKIGR; from the coding sequence ATGGCTGAAAAAGAAGTTATTTTAACCAAAGAAGGTTTACAGAAACTAGAAGAAGAATTAGATTATTTAAAGGCGACGAAGAGAAAAGAAGTTTCAGAAAGAATAAAGATTGCTATTGGTTTTGGAGATTTAAGTGAGAATGCTGAGTATGACGAAGCTAAAAATGAACAGGCTCAAGTTGAAGAGCGCATTTATAAATTAGAGCAGATGATTGCCAAAGCTGAAATTATAGATGATTCTAAAATTGATAAATCAAAGGTACATGTCGGATCGATTGTTACTATTTTAGATTTAGAGGAAAATGAAGAAGTTGAGTACACAATAGTAGGTTCTACGGAAGCTGATCCATTTGAGTTTAAGATTTCAAATGATTCTCCTGTAGGTTCTGCACTTTTAGGACATGTAGTAGATGATGTGGTAGACGTTCAAGTGCCAGATGGCATAGTTCAATATAAAGTATTAAAAATAGGTCGATAG